The following proteins come from a genomic window of Penaeus monodon isolate SGIC_2016 chromosome 22, NSTDA_Pmon_1, whole genome shotgun sequence:
- the LOC119587470 gene encoding uncharacterized protein LOC119587470 (The sequence of the model RefSeq protein was modified relative to this genomic sequence to represent the inferred CDS: added 30 bases not found in genome assembly) has product MIKYIFTLACVWASSLGAPDVGSLSQAYIPPKLTPSPLPLAPSSPKPMQDMNDLPVCFPKTHFVTLTSTQVVPSLVYNTRTLLVPTTVSQDVTKWNVWTSTEFVTQTLTAFPKPVVVTRSQLLTATKYVTQAQFFTETSYVTSTESKFFTETLVATDFTTKTLPVTTYDTFTSTYYSTKIHRHTDFVTTTQYKHVTQTERHPHYLTQTLTSQYRVYETVTQTVTQNEYVTETSLHFQTNYISKCSPKAQPTHYGGYGY; this is encoded by the exons ATGATTAAATACATCTTCACACTCGCCTGCGTCTGGGCGTCGTCCCTGGGAGCCCCTGACGTCGGCTCCCTCAGCCAAGCCTACATCCCCCCCAAGCtcaccccctccccgctccccctggctccctcctcccccaagccCATGCAGGACATGAACGACCTCCCCGTCTGCTTCCCGAAGACGCACTTCGtcaccctcacctccacccagGTCGTACCTTCGCTCGTCTACAACACCCGGACCCTGCTCGTCCCTACGACGGTGTCTCAG GACGTCACCAAATGGAACGTCTGGACATCAACTGAATTCGTGACGCAGACCCTGACGGCCT AGCTCCTGACGGCGACCAAGTACGTCACTCAAGCCCAGTTCTTCACGGAGACAAGTTACGTTACCAGCACCGAGTCAAAGTTCTTTACAGAAACTTTGGTGGCCACGGACTTCACCACCAAGACGCTGCCGGTAACCACGTACGATACCTTTACATCCACTTACTATTCCACCAAGATCCACAGGCATACTGATTTCGTCACGACCACACAGTACAA aCACGTGACGCAAACCGAGCGTCACCCCCACTACCTCACCCAGACTCTGACGTCACAGTACCGCGTCTACGAGACCGTCACCCAGACCGTGACGCAGAACGAATACGTCACGGAAACGTCACTCCACTTCCAGACCAATTACATCTCCAAGTGCTCGCCCAAGGCCCAGCCCACGCATTACGGGGGCTATGGTTACTAG